The sequence below is a genomic window from Desulfomonile tiedjei.
GCAGGCTCGTCACCAACCAGACCGGCCCGGAAGGAAAGCCCGTAAGCGCTTTGCTCGTGGAAGAGGTCATGCCAATCGGCCAAGAGCTGTACCTCGGCGTGGTGCTCGACCGGATTTCCGGCCTGGCGACAATCATGGCCAGTGCGGAAGGCGGAGTGGAAATCGAGACCCTTGCACGGGAAGCTCCCGAGAAGATCCTCACCATCGGGGTTGATCCTCTGAGAGGCCTTGCGCCGCATCAGGCCAGGTCAATGGCTTATAAACTCACCGACAACCGCGTGATCGCGGATCAGCTAACCAAGACCGTCACAGCCCTGTACGGGATCTTC
It includes:
- a CDS encoding acetate--CoA ligase family protein — its product is MNLHEYQAKELLAAKGVSIPRGSLCYDPFEALLAARGLKSERVVLKAQVHSGGRGKAGGVAVLSMSDDIRSRAGEILGRRLVTNQTGPEGKPVSALLVEEVMPIGQELYLGVVLDRISGLATIMASAEGGVEIETLAREAPEKILTIGVDPLRGLAPHQARSMAYKLTDNRVIADQLTKTVTALYGIF